A region from the Mya arenaria isolate MELC-2E11 chromosome 2, ASM2691426v1 genome encodes:
- the LOC128215074 gene encoding uncharacterized protein LOC128215074, which translates to MVNNVMTDAERKQDLCKKFPKCFDGNGKLKDYQLHIPVDNDIEPVVQSLRRVPYGLREKLEKKIDELAELDIIEKVNTTMSLQTNNAQNFNSKELNDYLTDLNIEHRNTTPYWPQANGEVEIQNKSIMKRLHIAHVQKKNMRTELQTYLMMYRFTPHSTTGMSPAEMLFKRKIRTKIPDISDHRVSDHEIRDRDIERKGKGKIYGDNRRNARESDIKEGDLVENKSVQSEKNVLNENRVESGSNSNLENNQEAELTEIEQIENPVETEDVKSPTKTVAESYSQPSRVRKMPQKYSDFIMSNK; encoded by the exons ATGGTGAACAACGTTATGACTGATGCTGAAAGGAAACAAGACCTGTGCAAGAAATTTCCAAAGTGTTTTGATGGTAATGGCAAGTTAAAAGATTATCAGCTTCACATTCCAGTTGATAATGACATTGAACCAGTTGTACAGTCATTGAGAAGAGTACCGTATGGGTTACGAGAGAAGCTTGAGAAGAAAATAGATGAGTTAGCAGAGTTGGacattattgaaaaagtaaacacAACAA TGTCTTTACAGACAAATAACGCACAAAATTTCAACAGCAAAGAGCTGAACGACTATCTAACGGATCTGAACATTGAACATCGCAATACAACTCCATATTGGCCGCAAGCAAATGGAGAAGTGGAAATCCAAAATAAGTCCATTATGAAAAGGCTACACATTGCGCATGTGCAGAAGAAAAACATGAGAACAGAACTTCAGACATATCTCATGATGTATAGATTTACACCACACTCCACAACAGGGATGTCACCCGCCGAAATGCTGTTCAAAAGGAAAATTCGCACGAAAATACCAGATATTTCGGACCACAGAGTTTCCGATCATGAAATTAGAGACCGCGACATCGAAAGAAAAGGAAAAGGGAAGATTTATGGTGATAACAGAAGAAATGCTAGAGAAAGTGATATAAAAGAAGGTGATCTAGT tgaaaataaaaGTGTTCAATCGGAGAAAAATGTGCTAAATGAAAATAGAGTGGAGTCGGGATCAAATTCCAATCTAGAGAATAATCAGGAAGCAGAGTTGACAGAAATAGAACAGATAGAGAATCCTGTAGAAACGGAGGACGTGAAGTCACCAACAAAAACAGTAGCAGAATCCTACTCGCAACCATCGAGAGTTCGAAAAATGCCGCAGAAATACTCAGATTTCATTATGAGTAACAAATGA